One Aquarana catesbeiana isolate 2022-GZ linkage group LG06, ASM4218655v1, whole genome shotgun sequence genomic region harbors:
- the LOC141148349 gene encoding F-box only protein 6-like yields MWATNSLKNNLIKNSRALEDLKYWTIDENGGDKWKVEDLPGGEGELFPNPSVTKYFVTSNQPCKKSQTIDLLKEGFTADILDKAQPAIIVTDWYAARKDCGCQYELLVRLLSADKKILQEFHPQPVTLPQHSDGQWHYVTHTFLNYGPGVRYISFQHGGKDTLNWAGWYGVRVTNSSVSIDI; encoded by the exons ATGTGGGCAACAAATAG CCTGAAGAACAACTTGATCAAAAATTCACGCGCTCTAG AGGATTTAAAATACTGGACCATAGATGAAAATGGTGGTGATAAATGGAAGGTTGAAGATTTGCCTGGAGGTGAAGGAGAGCTTTTTCCAAATCCATCTGTCACAAAATACTTTGTAACCTCTAACCA ACCCTGCAAGAAGTCCCAGACTATTGACCTACTGAAAGAGGGGTTCACTGCTGATATTTTGGACAAAGCTCAACCGGCCATTATCGTCACAGACTG GTATGCGGCTAGGAAGGACTGTGGCTGCCAGTATGAGTTGTTGGTCCGACTGCTTTCTGCAGACAAGAAAATCTTACAGGAGTTTCACCCACAGCCCGTGACCCTACCGCAACATTCTGATGGCCAATGGCATTAT GTAACACACACATTCCTTAACTATGGACCAGGAGTGCGCTATATATCTTTTCAGCATGGTGGGAAGGACACTTTGAACTGGGCCGGCTGGTATGGAGTGCGAGTCACCAACAGCAGCGTCTCTATAGACATTTAG